From the Cystobacter ferrugineus genome, the window TGGTCCTGTCGCTTTCGACGCGAGTCTGTGGGACGAGCCCATCACGGGCATTGGTCTGTATACCCACTGTCTGGCCGAGGGCCTCGAGTCCCGAGGCGTGCGGCTCCAGCGGTTGGGTGCCCGGGTCTCGGGGGACGAACCGCGGGGGACGCTGGGGCGCACCGCCTACGTCCTGGGCCGGCTGCCCCAGGCGCTGCTCCAGTCGGGGGCGCGGCTCTACCACGCGCTGGGCAACTTCAACCTGCCCCTGGTGCGCACCCCCGACGTCCCCTACGTCGTCACGGTGCATGACCTGATTCCGCTGTTGATGCCGGAGACGGTGTCCCGGGCCTACCACTGGCAGTTCCGCGTGTGGCTTTCCCGGAGCGTCCAGGTCGCGGACCGGATCCTCTGTGTGAGCGCGCGCACGCGGGACGATCTGCTCGCGCGCCACCCGGAGGCGGAGGGGCGGGTGGCGGTGGTGTACAACGGCGTGGACCATGTGGACCGGCACGTGCCGGACGCCGCCACGCTGGACTTCCTGCGCGCCCAGGCCCTGCCCTCGCGCTTCGTGCTGTACGCGGGCTCGCTGGACGTGCGCAAGAACGTGGGTCTGGTGCTGGATGCGCTCGAGCGGCTGAAGGCCCGGGGCCGTGCGGTGCCCCTGGTGCTGGTGGGGCAGCGCTGGTTCGGCTCGGGCGCGGTGGAGGGCCGGGTGGAGCGCCTGCGTGCCCAGGGCCATGACATCCGCGCGCTGGGCTACCAGCCGGAGTCCGTCTTCTACGAGCTGATGCGGCGAGCGTCGGTGTTCGTCTTCCCCTCGAGGTACGAGGGCTTCGGGCTGCCTCCGCTGGAGGCGATGCGGTTGGGCACGCCCGCCATCGTGTCCACGACGGGCGCCACGCCCGAGGTGTGTGGGAGCGCGGCGCCCGCGGTGCGGCCGGACGACGCGGAGGGCCTGGCGGAGGTGGTGGATCGGCTGC encodes:
- a CDS encoding glycosyltransferase family 4 protein; this encodes MSIGPVAFDASLWDEPITGIGLYTHCLAEGLESRGVRLQRLGARVSGDEPRGTLGRTAYVLGRLPQALLQSGARLYHALGNFNLPLVRTPDVPYVVTVHDLIPLLMPETVSRAYHWQFRVWLSRSVQVADRILCVSARTRDDLLARHPEAEGRVAVVYNGVDHVDRHVPDAATLDFLRAQALPSRFVLYAGSLDVRKNVGLVLDALERLKARGRAVPLVLVGQRWFGSGAVEGRVERLRAQGHDIRALGYQPESVFYELMRRASVFVFPSRYEGFGLPPLEAMRLGTPAIVSTTGATPEVCGSAAPAVRPDDAEGLAEVVDRLLRSEEERRHWAEAGARHAAAFTWARCAEETLAAYTHVLGR